The Misgurnus anguillicaudatus chromosome 15, ASM2758022v2, whole genome shotgun sequence genome has a window encoding:
- the mc1r gene encoding melanocyte-stimulating hormone receptor codes for MDHRTQSHAFDAEMNMTFNSSVTPGNLNSTSIAQIMIPQELFLVLGLISLVENILVVVAIIKNRNLHSPMYYFICCLAVSDMLVSVSNVVETLFMLLTEQGLLLVTAKMLQHLDNVIDIMICSSVVSSLSFLCTIAADRYITIFYALRYHSIMTTQRAVAIIAVVWLTSITSSSLFIVYHTDNAVIACLVTFFGVTLVFTAVLYLHMFILAHVHSRRIMALHKKSRRQATSMKGAITLTILLGVFIICWGPFFLHLILILICPTNPYCKCYFSHFNLFLILIICNSLIDPLIYAYRSQELRKTLKEIVLCSWCFVM; via the coding sequence ATGGATCACAGAACACAATCACATGCGTTCGACGCCGAAATGAACATGACTTTCAACAGCAGCGTAACGCCCGGAAACCTGAACTCCACGAGCATCGCCCAAATCATGATCCCGCAGGAGTTGTTTCTTGTGCTCGGCTTGATCAGTTTGGTGGAAAACATTTTGGTGGTTGTGGCAATCATCAAGAACAGAAATCTCCATTCGCCCATGTATTATTTCATCTGCTGTCTGGCAGTGTCGGATATGCTGGTGAGCGTCAGTAACGTGGTGGAGACGCTCTTCATGTTATTAACGGAGCAAGGGCTGCTGCTCGTCACGGCGAAAATGTTACAGCACCTGGACAATGTTATCGACATTATGATCTGCAGTTCGGTTGTGTCCTCGCTTTCTTTCCTGTGCACCATCGCTGCGGACCGCTACATCACCATCTTTTACGCGCTGCGCTATCACAGCATCATGACCACGCAGCGCGCCGTGGCCATCATCGCCGTGGTTTGGCTCACGAGCATCACCTCCAGCTCGTTGTTTATCGTTTATCACACCGACAACGCGGTGATCGCCTGTCTTGTCACGTTTTTTGGCGTGACGTTGGTGTTTACGGCGGTTCTGTACCTGCACATGTTCATCCTGGCGCACGTCCACTCCAGACGCATCATGGCTCTTCATAAAAAGAGCCGCCGACAGGCCACCAGCATGAAGGGAGCCATCACACTGACCATCTTGCTCGGGGTTTTTATCATCTGTTGGGGGCCTTTCTTCCTTCACCTCATTCTCATCCTCATCTGTCCCACAAACCCTTACTGCAAGTGTTACTTCAGCCACTTCAACCTCTTTCTCATTCTCATCATATGCAACTCCCTTATAGACCCGCTCATATACGCGTACCGCAGCCAGGAGCTGCGCAAGACACTGAAGGAAATCGTGCTCTGCTCGTGGTGCTTTGTGATGTGA